A DNA window from Rhinolophus sinicus isolate RSC01 linkage group LG10, ASM3656204v1, whole genome shotgun sequence contains the following coding sequences:
- the SH3BP5L gene encoding SH3 domain-binding protein 5-like isoform X1, with protein sequence MAELRQVPGGRETPQGELRPDVVEDEVSPSPVAEESRGGGSNSCEAKLSPREDEELDPRIQEELEQLNQASEDINQAELQLDEARTTYRRTLQESARKLNTQGSHLGSCIEKARPYYEARRMAKEAQQETQKAALRYERAVSMHNAAREMVFVAEQGVMADKNRLDPTWQEMLNHATCKVNEAEEERLRGEREHQRVTRLCQQAEARVQALQKTLRRAIGKSRPYFELKAQFSQILEEHKARVTELEQQVAQAKTRYSVALRNLEQISEQIHARRRGLPPQHPGPRRSSPVGAEAVPDGSEDRDSGILEGAEGGASEGGLGSGPTPDADTWSLLSLRTVASDLQKCDSVEHLRGLSDHTSLDGQELGPPSGSRGGRHQRSISL encoded by the exons ATGGCTGAGCTCAGGCAGGTTCCAGGAGGGCGGGAGACCCCCCAGGGGGAGCTGCGGCCAGACGTTGTAGAGGATGAAGTTTCTCCCAGCCCAGTGGCAGAGGAGTCCCGAGGCGGTGGGAGCAACAGTTGTGAGGCCAAATTGTCCCCAAGAGAAGATGAAGAACTGGACCCTAGAatacag GAGGAGTTGGAGCAGCTGAACCAGGCCAGCGAGGACATCAACCAGGCCGAGCTGCAGCTGGAT GAGGCCAGGACCACCTACCGGAGGACCCTGCAGGAGTCTGCGAGGAAGCTCAACACGCAGGGCTCCCACTTGGGGAGCTGCATCGAGAAGGCCCGGCCCTACTATGAGGCCCGACGGATGGCCAAGGAG GCCCAGCAGGAGACACAGAAGGCGGCCCTGCGATACGAGCGGGCTGTTAGCATGCACAATGCTGCCCGGGAGATGGTGTTTGTGGCCGAGCAGGGCGTCATGGCTGACAAGAACCGGCTGGACCCTACGTGGCAAGAGATGCTCAACCACGCCACCTGCAAG GTGAACGAGGCAGAGGAGGAGCGGCTTCGTGGTGAGCGGGAACACCAGCGGGTGACACGGCTGTGCCAGCAGGCAGAAGCACGGGTGCAGGCCCTGCAGAAGACCCTCCGGCGTGCAATTGGCAAGAGCCGCCCATACTTTGAGCTGAAGGCCCAGTTCAGCCAGATCCTGGAG GAGCATAAGGCCAGGGTGACAGAGCTGGAGCAGCAGGTGGCCCAGGCCAAGACCCGATACTCGGTGGCCCTGCGCAACCTGGAGCAGATCAGCGAGCAGATCCATGCGCGGCGCCGCGGCCTGCCCCCTCAGCACCCGGGCCCACGGCGCTCCTCCCCGGTGGGTGCTGAGGCTGTGCCGGATGGCAGCGAGGACAGGGACAGCGGGATACTTGaaggggctgagggtggggcaTCAGAGGGAGGTCTGGGATCTGGCCCCACCCCCGACGCGGACACCTGGAGCCTGCTGAGCCTGCGCACCGTGGCCTCCGATCTGCAGAAGTGTGACTCAGTGGAGCACCTGCGGGGCTTGTCAGACCACACCAGCCTGGACGGCCAGGAGCTGGGGCCCCCGAGCGGGAGCCGCGGGGGCCGTCACCAGCGCAGCATCAGCCTATAG
- the SH3BP5L gene encoding SH3 domain-binding protein 5-like isoform X2 — protein MAKEAQQETQKAALRYERAVSMHNAAREMVFVAEQGVMADKNRLDPTWQEMLNHATCKVNEAEEERLRGEREHQRVTRLCQQAEARVQALQKTLRRAIGKSRPYFELKAQFSQILEEHKARVTELEQQVAQAKTRYSVALRNLEQISEQIHARRRGLPPQHPGPRRSSPVGAEAVPDGSEDRDSGILEGAEGGASEGGLGSGPTPDADTWSLLSLRTVASDLQKCDSVEHLRGLSDHTSLDGQELGPPSGSRGGRHQRSISL, from the exons ATGGCCAAGGAG GCCCAGCAGGAGACACAGAAGGCGGCCCTGCGATACGAGCGGGCTGTTAGCATGCACAATGCTGCCCGGGAGATGGTGTTTGTGGCCGAGCAGGGCGTCATGGCTGACAAGAACCGGCTGGACCCTACGTGGCAAGAGATGCTCAACCACGCCACCTGCAAG GTGAACGAGGCAGAGGAGGAGCGGCTTCGTGGTGAGCGGGAACACCAGCGGGTGACACGGCTGTGCCAGCAGGCAGAAGCACGGGTGCAGGCCCTGCAGAAGACCCTCCGGCGTGCAATTGGCAAGAGCCGCCCATACTTTGAGCTGAAGGCCCAGTTCAGCCAGATCCTGGAG GAGCATAAGGCCAGGGTGACAGAGCTGGAGCAGCAGGTGGCCCAGGCCAAGACCCGATACTCGGTGGCCCTGCGCAACCTGGAGCAGATCAGCGAGCAGATCCATGCGCGGCGCCGCGGCCTGCCCCCTCAGCACCCGGGCCCACGGCGCTCCTCCCCGGTGGGTGCTGAGGCTGTGCCGGATGGCAGCGAGGACAGGGACAGCGGGATACTTGaaggggctgagggtggggcaTCAGAGGGAGGTCTGGGATCTGGCCCCACCCCCGACGCGGACACCTGGAGCCTGCTGAGCCTGCGCACCGTGGCCTCCGATCTGCAGAAGTGTGACTCAGTGGAGCACCTGCGGGGCTTGTCAGACCACACCAGCCTGGACGGCCAGGAGCTGGGGCCCCCGAGCGGGAGCCGCGGGGGCCGTCACCAGCGCAGCATCAGCCTATAG